The Apium graveolens cultivar Ventura chromosome 11, ASM990537v1, whole genome shotgun sequence genome has a window encoding:
- the LOC141698458 gene encoding ras-related protein RABA3-like yields the protein MKKEMNDGEEVVVVGNTNENTNNGVNMEKTDYVYKVVVIGDSAVGKSQILSRFTKNDFCLDSKSTIGVEFQTRTVTINSKLVKAQIWDTAGQERYRAVTSAYYRGALGAMLVYDITKRQTFDHVARWVEELRAHADNTIVIMLIGNKADLVDLRAVSTEDATEFAEDQGLFFFETSALNGDNVEAAFFKLLKEIYKVVSKKVLDCGDGKSSGTDLRGSKIDVISGSIDFEVSEMKKLSTCSC from the exons ATGAAGAAAGAGATGAATGATGGTGAGGAGGTGGTGGTGGTGGGAAATACAAACGAGAATACAAATAATGGTGTGAATATGGAAAAGACAGATTATGTGTATAAGGTGGTGGTGATTGGTGACTCTGCAGTGGGGAAGTCTCAGATTCTGTCCAGGTTTACCAAGAATGACTTCTGTTTGGACTCTAAATCAACCATTGGTGTTGAATTTCAGACCAGAACTGTTACTATTAACTCCAAACTTGTCAAGGCTCAGATCTGGGACACTGCTGGCCAAGAAAG GTATAGAGCAGTGACAAGTGCATATTATAGGGGAGCACTGGGAGCAATGCTAGTATACGACATCACCAAGCGACAAACGTTTGATCATGTTGCTAGATGGGTGGAAGAACTCCGAGCTCACGCTGATAACACCATAGTGATCATGTTGATCGGAAATAAGGCTGATCTTGTAGACCTGAGGGCGGTATCAACAGAAGATGCAACAGAGTTTGCAGAAGATCAAGGCCTATTTTTCTTTGAGACATCAGCTCTAAATGGGGACAATGTGGAAGCTGCATTTTTTAAGCTGCTAAAAGAAATATACAAAGTTGTGTCCAAGAAAGTATTGGATTGTGGTGATGGTAAATCCAGTGGTACTGATCTTAGAGGCTCTAAGATTGATGTTATCTCTGGCTCCATAGATTTCGAGGTAAGTGAAATGAAGAAATTATCTACATGTTCTTGTTGA